A region of Arabidopsis thaliana chromosome 5, partial sequence DNA encodes the following proteins:
- a CDS encoding RPM1-interacting protein 4 (RIN4) family protein, which yields MGKINRCNLNIDLIVLFFFSGNIWFPKQIICLSNEFYSWIQNAAWTPVPQFGGWDQKGPNDATNYSVVFSKARANRKQNKAGVRHSSLGSEQELMVSVRRNHQQLHHRHETQDDDPVMKKKRILTYINCCIRPN from the exons ATGGGGAAAATTAACCGATGCAATCTCAACATCGATctcattgttcttttttttttttccggaaATATTTGGTTCCCTAAgcaaattatatgtttatctAACGAGTTTTATTCTTGGATACAGAATGCTGCATGGACTCCAGTTCCACAGTTCGGAGGGTGGGACCAAAAAGGACCAAATGATGCTACAAACTACTCGGTTGTCTTTTCTAAAGCTCGCGCAAACAGGAAGCAGAACAAAGCTGGTGTAAGACATTCTAGTTTGGGAAGCGAACAAGAACTCATGGTAAGTGTTCGTCGCAACCACCAACAACTTCACCATCGCCATGAAACTCAAGACGATGACCCTGTCATG aagaagaagaggatctTGACCTACATTAATTGTTGTATAAGGCCAAACTAG
- a CDS encoding RPM1-interacting protein 4 (RIN4) family protein (RPM1-interacting protein 4 (RIN4) family protein; CONTAINS InterPro DOMAIN/s: RPM1-interacting protein 4, defence response (InterPro:IPR008700); BEST Arabidopsis thaliana protein match is: unknown protein (TAIR:AT5G09960.1); Has 77 Blast hits to 77 proteins in 15 species: Archae - 0; Bacteria - 0; Metazoa - 0; Fungi - 0; Plants - 77; Viruses - 0; Other Eukaryotes - 0 (source: NCBI BLink).), with product MDKRRENAAWTPVPQFGGWDQKGPNDATNYSVVFSKARANRKQNKAGVRHSSLGSEQELMVSVRRNHQQLHHRHETQDDDPVMKKKRILTYINCCIRPN from the exons ATGGATAAAAGAAGGGAG AATGCTGCATGGACTCCAGTTCCACAGTTCGGAGGGTGGGACCAAAAAGGACCAAATGATGCTACAAACTACTCGGTTGTCTTTTCTAAAGCTCGCGCAAACAGGAAGCAGAACAAAGCTGGTGTAAGACATTCTAGTTTGGGAAGCGAACAAGAACTCATGGTAAGTGTTCGTCGCAACCACCAACAACTTCACCATCGCCATGAAACTCAAGACGATGACCCTGTCATG aagaagaagaggatctTGACCTACATTAATTGTTGTATAAGGCCAAACTAG
- the NUDT24 gene encoding nudix hydrolase homolog 24 (nudix hydrolase homolog 24 (NUDT24); FUNCTIONS IN: hydrolase activity; INVOLVED IN: biological_process unknown; LOCATED IN: chloroplast; EXPRESSED IN: vascular tissue, male gametophyte; EXPRESSED DURING: L mature pollen stage; CONTAINS InterPro DOMAIN/s: NUDIX hydrolase domain-like (InterPro:IPR015797), NUDIX hydrolase domain (InterPro:IPR000086); BEST Arabidopsis thaliana protein match is: nudix hydrolase homolog 20 (TAIR:AT5G19460.1).): MASAFCSLCPTPTSLFSSHALIPTLQWRSSSSSRSPPLHISRVLSVETVPLSPSFTWNDVFENSRKEYVPQNSSDLTGFLEKVDRCNRGLEKLGEFIPFVIEEQIVGYIHKGFTKYLRDFNDIFTFSQYGGHVTLNMMLDKPEERTRAVAHVIKILGNKGIIPGIRNELYPVKPSFNAPAFFSIERAAAPYFGLKGYAIHVNGYVERDGQKFLWIGKRSLAKSTYPGKLDHLVAGGLPHGISVCENLVKECEEEAGISKVLADRAIAVGVVSYMDIDRYCFTRDVLFCYDLELPQDFVPTNQDGEVDSFRLIPVAQVANVVRKTSFFKDSCSLVIIDFLFRHGYSLFSPKISTSEETCYLPLYIAGLLCSRRG; this comes from the exons ATGGCATCTGCATTTTGCTCACTTTGTCCCACTCCCACCTCCTTATTCTCTTCCCACGCGCTTATACCCACTCTACAGTGGCGTTCGAGTTCGAGTTCGAGGTCTCCTCCGCTACATATTTCCCGCGTTTTATCAGTTGAAACTGTTCCTTTAAGCCCATCATTCACCTGGAACGATGTTTTTGAGAACAGTCGAAAAGAATACGTGCCTCAGAACTCCTCCGATCTCACCGGATTTCTCGAGAAAGTCGACCGCTGTAATCGTGGATTA GAGAAGTTAGGTGAGTTCATTCCATTTGTTATAGAGGAACAAATCGTTGGTTATATTCACAAGGG ATTTACAAAGTACTTGAGGGACTTTAATGATATCTTTACATTTTCACAATATGGTGGCCATGTAACGCTTAACATGATGCTTGACAAGCCTGAAGAAAGAACCAGAGCAGTTGCACATGTGATCAAAATATTGGGTAACAAAGGAATCATCCCTGGGATACGAAATGAG CTATATCCTGTGAAGCCATCGTTTAATGCTCCTGCCTTTTTTTCTATAGAGCGTGCTGCTGCTCCTTATTTTGGATTGAAG GGTTACGCAATTCATGTGAATGGGTATGTAGAAAGAGATGGACAAAAATTTCTATGGATAGGTAAAAGAAGTCTAGCAAAATCCACTTATCCAGGAAAACTTGATCATCTGGTTGCTGGAGGATTG CCTCACGGGATTAGCGTTTGTGAGAATCTAGTAAAGGAATGCGAAGAGGAAGCTGGGATTTCCAAAGTCTTGGCTGATAG GGCGATTGCGGTCGGTGTTGTTTCCTACATGGATATCGATCGGTACTGTTTCACACGTGATGTGCTGTTTTGTTATGATTTGGAACTCCCTCAAGATTTTGTTCCCACAAATCAAG ATGGAGAAGTTGACAGCTTCAGGTTGATTCCAGTCGCTCAAGTTGCTAATGTGGTTCGGAAGACTAGTTTTTTTAAGGACAGTTGTTCCCTGGTCATTATTGACTTCTTGTTTCGGCACGGGTACTCACTCTTTTCTCCCAAAATTTCTACCTCAGAAGAAACATGTTACTTACCATTATATATTGCGGGACTTTTATGCTCTCGCCGCGGATAG
- the NUDT24 gene encoding nudix hydrolase homolog 24 (nudix hydrolase homolog 24 (NUDT24); FUNCTIONS IN: hydrolase activity; INVOLVED IN: biological_process unknown; LOCATED IN: chloroplast; EXPRESSED IN: vascular tissue, male gametophyte; EXPRESSED DURING: L mature pollen stage; CONTAINS InterPro DOMAIN/s: NUDIX hydrolase domain-like (InterPro:IPR015797), NUDIX hydrolase domain (InterPro:IPR000086); BEST Arabidopsis thaliana protein match is: nudix hydrolase homolog 20 (TAIR:AT5G19460.1); Has 735 Blast hits to 734 proteins in 306 species: Archae - 0; Bacteria - 325; Metazoa - 73; Fungi - 189; Plants - 55; Viruses - 0; Other Eukaryotes - 93 (source: NCBI BLink).), protein MASAFCSLCPTPTSLFSSHALIPTLQWRSSSSSRSPPLHISRVLSVETVPLSPSFTWNDVFENSRKEYVPQNSSDLTGFLEKVDRCNRGLEKLGEFIPFVIEEQIVGYIHKGFTKYLRDFNDIFTFSQYGGHVTLNMMLDKPEERTRAVAHVIKILGNKGIIPGIRNELYPVKPSFNAPAFFSIERAAAPYFGLKGYAIHVNGYVERDGQKFLWIGKRSLAKSTYPGKLDHLVAGGLPHGISVCENLVKECEEEAGISKVLADRAIAVGVVSYMDIDRYCFTRDVLFCYDLELPQDFVPTNQDGEVDSFRLIPVAQVANVVRKTSFFKDSCSLVIIDFLFRHGLIRPESPGYLDLYRRLRNGDCS, encoded by the exons ATGGCATCTGCATTTTGCTCACTTTGTCCCACTCCCACCTCCTTATTCTCTTCCCACGCGCTTATACCCACTCTACAGTGGCGTTCGAGTTCGAGTTCGAGGTCTCCTCCGCTACATATTTCCCGCGTTTTATCAGTTGAAACTGTTCCTTTAAGCCCATCATTCACCTGGAACGATGTTTTTGAGAACAGTCGAAAAGAATACGTGCCTCAGAACTCCTCCGATCTCACCGGATTTCTCGAGAAAGTCGACCGCTGTAATCGTGGATTA GAGAAGTTAGGTGAGTTCATTCCATTTGTTATAGAGGAACAAATCGTTGGTTATATTCACAAGGG ATTTACAAAGTACTTGAGGGACTTTAATGATATCTTTACATTTTCACAATATGGTGGCCATGTAACGCTTAACATGATGCTTGACAAGCCTGAAGAAAGAACCAGAGCAGTTGCACATGTGATCAAAATATTGGGTAACAAAGGAATCATCCCTGGGATACGAAATGAG CTATATCCTGTGAAGCCATCGTTTAATGCTCCTGCCTTTTTTTCTATAGAGCGTGCTGCTGCTCCTTATTTTGGATTGAAG GGTTACGCAATTCATGTGAATGGGTATGTAGAAAGAGATGGACAAAAATTTCTATGGATAGGTAAAAGAAGTCTAGCAAAATCCACTTATCCAGGAAAACTTGATCATCTGGTTGCTGGAGGATTG CCTCACGGGATTAGCGTTTGTGAGAATCTAGTAAAGGAATGCGAAGAGGAAGCTGGGATTTCCAAAGTCTTGGCTGATAG GGCGATTGCGGTCGGTGTTGTTTCCTACATGGATATCGATCGGTACTGTTTCACACGTGATGTGCTGTTTTGTTATGATTTGGAACTCCCTCAAGATTTTGTTCCCACAAATCAAG ATGGAGAAGTTGACAGCTTCAGGTTGATTCCAGTCGCTCAAGTTGCTAATGTGGTTCGGAAGACTAGTTTTTTTAAGGACAGTTGTTCCCTGGTCATTATTGACTTCTTGTTTCGGCACGG GTTAATCAGACCAGAGTCACCGGGTTACTTGGATCTATACCGACGCCTGAGGAATGGAGATTGCTCATAA
- a CDS encoding mediator of RNA polymerase II transcription subunit: MESESVKFGGPRELGGALDLITQYKLLPHHEFFCKRSLPESLSDAHYLHNLVGDTEIRKGEGMQLDQLIPNASLSSRDTNARIQPFVLDELKEAFELNDTAPVELPPAEKGAPTTVSKSKSESKDKDRKHRKHKDKKEKDREHKKHKHKHKDRIKDKDKDKDRDKKKEKSGHHDKKRKNNGTEDADDVQRHKKSKHKSSKLDEMGAM; encoded by the exons atggaatcAGAGAGCGTTAAGTTTGGAG GTCCTAGAGAATTGGGTGGTGCACTAGATCTTATAACACAATACAAGTTGTTGCCACACCATGAATTCTTTTGCAAGAGATCACTTCCAGAGTCACTGTCAGATGCTCATTATCTTCATAATTTGGTTGGAGACACAGAGAttagaaaaggagaaggaatGCAATTAGATCAGCTTATTCCTAATGCATCACTTAGTAGCCGAGATACGAATGCTCGCATCCaaccttttgttcttgatgaacTTAAGGAGGCTTTTGAGCTTAATGATACAGCTCCTGTTGAATTGCCTCCA GCAGAGAAGGGAGCTCCTACCACtgtatcaaaatcaaaaagtgAGTCAAAAGATAAGGATAGGAAAcatagaaaacataaagacaagaaggagaaagatagGGAACATAAGAAGCACAAGCACAAGCATAAAGATAGGATCAAAGATAAGGATAAAGACAAGGATCGAgacaaaaagaaggaaaaaagtgGACACCATGATAAG AAAAGGAAGAACAATGGGACTGAAGATGCTGATGACGTTCAGAGGCACAAAAAGAGTAAG CATAAGAGCTCAAAGCTTGATGAGATGGGAGCGATGTAG